The following proteins come from a genomic window of Salvia hispanica cultivar TCC Black 2014 chromosome 4, UniMelb_Shisp_WGS_1.0, whole genome shotgun sequence:
- the LOC125217752 gene encoding mitochondrial inner membrane protease ATP23 homolog isoform X3, which translates to MGDDDVGSSAASPAPFLDKRQQCQDIIQKNIKKNSKVKFLIENLEKSGCRIGRHFIRAVNCDQPAAGGFARAYGIEICSNYLHMEDEVVQAMIHELIHAYDDCRVANLRWSDSNHQACSEIRANHLSGDCHYVREILRGHLQLDNLKLKGHEPLMP; encoded by the exons ATGGGAGACGACGATGTGGGTTCATCTGCTGCCTCCCCAGCCCCCTTCCTGGACAAACGCCAGCAATGCCAGGACATTATccagaaaaatatcaaaaaaa ATTCCAAGGTGAAATTTCTAATCGAGAATTTGGAGAAATCTGGCTGCCGTATCGGACGCCATTTCATAAGGGCCGTCAATTGCGATCAACCTGCTGCTGGCGGATTCGCGAGGGCATATGGA ATTGAAATATGCAGTAATTACTTGCATATGGAAGACGAGGTGGTACAAGCGATGATTCACGAGCTCATTCACGCATACGACGACTGTCGTGTTGCCAATCTCAGATGGAGCGACAGTAATCATCAAGCTTGCAGTGAG ATTAGAGCTAATCATCTCAGCGGCGATTGCCATTATGTGAGAGAGATTCTTCGTGGTCATCTACAGCTGGATAATCTAAAGCTAAAGGGTCATGAACCT TTGATGCCATAG
- the LOC125222516 gene encoding beta-glucosidase BoGH3B-like, translating into MGRGVSMGKAPSILVAIIFLCCWISIANAEYNTYQDPKQPVMKRVKDLLSKMTLQEKIGQMTQIERLVASADVLNKYYIGSVLSGGGSVPSRKASPEAWVDMVNGFQKGSLSTRLKIPMLYGIDAVHGHNNVYRATVFPHNVAIGATRDPQLAKRIGAATALEVRATGIPYVFAPCVAVCRDPRWGRCFESYSEDPKLVRAMTEIIPGLQGEIPSNSPKAVPFVAGQQKVVACAKHYVGDGGTTRGRNENNTLASRHDLLGIHMAPYYNAVIKGVASVMVSYSSWNGVKMHANRDLITGFLKNTLHFRGFVISDWQGIDRITSPPHLNYTYSILAGVGAGIDMIMVPYDYKEFISGLTSLVERKFIPMSRIDDAVARILRVKFTMGLFEHPLADYSMAKYLGSQEHRELAREAVRKSLVLLKNGGSADEPLIPLPKKASKILVAGTHADNIGYQCGGWTIEWQGLSGNNITAGTTILSAIKNTVNPKTRVVFQENPDSAYVKANKFSYAIVVVGELPYAETFGDSTNLTLQDPGPSIITNVCASVRCVVVLVTGRPVVIQPYLAQIDALVAAWLPGTEGQGVADVLFGDYGFSGKLPRTWFKTVDQLPMNVGDRHYDPLFPFGYGLTTHPAKAK; encoded by the exons AT GGGCAGAGGAGTAAGTATGGGTAAAGCTCCTTCAATATTGGTTGCAATTATCTTCTTGTGTTGCTGGATTTCGATAGCAAATGCAGAGTACAACACATACCAAGATCCCAAGCAGCCAGtgatgaagagagtaaaggACCTGTTGAGCAAGATGACTCTCCAGGAAAAAATAGGCCAAATGACACAAATCGAGCGCCTCGTAGCATCTGCCGATGTtctaaacaaatactacatag GCAGCGTGCTGAGCGGCGGAGGCAGTGTTCCGTCGCGCAAGGCGTCACCAGAGGCATGGGTGGACATGGTGAACGGCTTCCAGAAGGGCTCCCTGTCCACCCGTCTCAAGATACCCATGCTTTATGGGATTGACGCCGTCCACGGCCACAACAACGTTTACAGAGCCACCGTTTTCCCTCATAACGTCGCCATTGGAGCTACAAG GGATCCACAACTGGCCAAGAGGATCGGAGCTGCCACTGCTCTGGAAGTCAGAGCTACCGGCATTCCTTATGTCTTTGCGCCTTGCGTTGCG GTATGCAGAGATCCGAGATGGGGACGATGCTTCGAGAGTTACAGTGAAGATCCAAAGCTAGTTCGGGCAATGACAGAGATCATACCTGGATTACAAGGAGAGATCCCTTCCAATTCTCCAAAGGCTGTTCCCTTTGTTGCTGGACA GCAGAAAGTGGTGGCTTGTGCCAAGCACTACGTAGGCGATGGTGGAACTACCAGGGGAAGGAACGAGAACAACACGCTGGCGAGCAGGCATGATCTGCTTGGCATTCACATGGCTCCCTACTACAACGCTGTCATCAAAGGAGTCGCCTCCGTCATGGTCTCCTACTCCAGCTGGAACGGCGTCAAGATGCACGCCAACCGCGATCTCATCACTGGCTTCcttaaaaacacacttcatttcAGG GGATTTGTCATCTCGGACTGGCAAGGAATCGACAGAATCACTTCCCCGCCACATCTCAACTACACGTATTCCATCTTGGCCGGAGTTGGCGCTGGAATAGACATG ATCATGGTTCCGTACGACTACAAAGAATTCATCAGTGGCCTTACCTCCTTGGTGGAAAGGAAATTCATTCCCATGAGCCGGATCGACGACGCAGTGGCAAGGATCCTAAGGGTTAAGTTCACCATGGGTCTGTTTGAACACCCCTTGGCTGATTACAGCATGGCCAAGTACCTCGGTAGTCAG GAACATAGGGAGCTTGCAAGGGAGGCTGTAAGAAAATCCCTTGTGCTTCTCAAGAATGGTGGATCTGCAGATGAGCCATTGATCCCACTTCCTAAAAAGGCATCAAAGATCCTTGTAGCCGGGACACACGCTGACAACATAGGCTATCAGTGTGGTGGCTGGACGATCGAGTGGCAGGGCCTCTCAGGCAACAACATCACAGCCG GCACCACGATCTTGTCTGCAATCAAGAACACAGTGAACCCCAAAACAAGAGTTGTGTTCCAAGAGAATCCGGATTCTGCATATGTGAAGGCCAACAAGTTCTCCTACGCCATTGTTGTAGTGGGAGAACTACCGTATGCAGAAACATTTGGAGACAGCACCAACTTGACACTTCAGGATCCTGGGCCAAGTATCATCACAAATGTGTGTGCCTCGGTGAGATGTGTTGTGGTTCTGGTCACAGGGCGCCCAGTCGTGATCCAGCCTTATCTTGCACAAATCGATGCCCTAGTAGCCGCTTGGCTTCCAGGGACGGAGGGCCAAGGTGTTGCAGATGTTCTGTTTGGAGACTATGGTTTCTCTGGCAAGCTCCCTCGTACATGGTTCAAGACTGTCGATCAGCTTCCAATGAATGTCGGTGATCGCCATTACGATCCATTGTTTCCCTTTGGGTATGGACTCACCACTCATCCTGCAAAGGCTAAGTAA
- the LOC125217752 gene encoding mitochondrial inner membrane protease ATP23 homolog isoform X1, producing the protein MGDDDVGSSAASPAPFLDKRQQCQDIIQKNIKKNSKVKFLIENLEKSGCRIGRHFIRAVNCDQPAAGGFARAYGIEICSNYLHMEDEVVQAMIHELIHAYDDCRVANLRWSDSNHQACSEIRANHLSGDCHYVREILRGHLQLDNLKLKGHEPVCVKRRSVQSVAANHSPAKAKIAVEAVWDTCYNDTAPFDRVP; encoded by the exons ATGGGAGACGACGATGTGGGTTCATCTGCTGCCTCCCCAGCCCCCTTCCTGGACAAACGCCAGCAATGCCAGGACATTATccagaaaaatatcaaaaaaa ATTCCAAGGTGAAATTTCTAATCGAGAATTTGGAGAAATCTGGCTGCCGTATCGGACGCCATTTCATAAGGGCCGTCAATTGCGATCAACCTGCTGCTGGCGGATTCGCGAGGGCATATGGA ATTGAAATATGCAGTAATTACTTGCATATGGAAGACGAGGTGGTACAAGCGATGATTCACGAGCTCATTCACGCATACGACGACTGTCGTGTTGCCAATCTCAGATGGAGCGACAGTAATCATCAAGCTTGCAGTGAG ATTAGAGCTAATCATCTCAGCGGCGATTGCCATTATGTGAGAGAGATTCTTCGTGGTCATCTACAGCTGGATAATCTAAAGCTAAAGGGTCATGAACCT GTATGTGTGAAGCGGAGATCAGTGCAATCAGTGGCTGCAAACCATTCACCGGCCAAAGCAAAAATAGCCGTGGAAGCCGTTTGGGATACTTGTTATAATGATACAGCCCCCTTCGACAGAGTTCCTTGA
- the LOC125218656 gene encoding suppressor of disruption of TFIIS-like isoform X2: MEYSQVQVPKYDCLLFDLDDTLYPLSTGLAASVLKNIQAYMVEKLGIDESKIPDLCNLLYKNYGTTMAGLRAIGYDFDYDEYHSFVHGRLPYENLKPDPVLKSLLSSLPIRKVIFTNADKVHAIKALNRLGLEDCFEGIICFETLNPTHKSTASDDEDDTEFIGSTQSSAAVNGSSGVFDIIGYFSQPDAEASGLPKTPIVCKPSESAIEKALKIASIDPHRTLFFEDSVRNIQSGKCVGLDTVLVGKSQRVKGADYALESIHNLREAIPELWEADKIGNVSYTGSGVVTVETSVTA; the protein is encoded by the exons ATGGAATACAGTCAAGTCCAGGTGCCAAAGTATGATTGCCTTCTCTTTG ATCTTGATGACACCCTTTACCCTTTAAGTACTGGTCTAGCAGCATCAGTCCTCAAGAACATTCAAG CTTATATGGTTGAAAAGTTGGGTATAGACGAGAGCAAAATCCCGGACTTGTGCAATCTACTCTACAAAAACTATGGCACAACAATGGCAGGTCTTAGG GCAATAGGCTATGATTTTGACTATGACGAGTACCATAG CTTTGTCCATGGTAGATTGCCTTACGAAAACTTGAAACCGGATCCTGTGTTGAAAAGCCTCCTGTCTAGCTTGCCCATCCGCAAAGTG ATCTTCACAAATGCTGATAAGGTGCACGCGATCAAAGCTCTGAACCGGCTAGGTTTGGAAGACTGCTTTGAAGGGATAATCTGCTTCGAGACTCTGAACCCTACTCACAAAAGCACTGCATCAGATGATGAGGATGACACCGAGTTCATAGGATCAACGCAATCCTCTGCTGCAGTGAATGGAAGCTCTGGGGTTTTCGACATCATTGGATATTTTTCTCAGCCTGATGCAGAGGCATCTGGCTTGCCTAAAACACCAATCGTCTGTAAACCATCAGAATCTGCCATCGAAAAGGCCCTTAAAATCGCCAGCATAGATCCTCACAGAACA TTATTCTTCGAGGACAGTGTCCGAAACATCCAATCTGGAAAATGCGTAGGGCTCGACACTGTACTG GTTGGGAAATCACAGAGAGTGAAAGGAGCAGATTACGCGCTGGAAAGCATCCATAATCTGAGGGAAGCCATACCTGAGCTGTGGGAAGCTGATAAGATTGGCAATGTGAGCTACACTGGCTCAGGGGTTGTTACAGTTGAGACATCTGTGACTGCTTAA
- the LOC125222517 gene encoding uncharacterized protein DDB_G0283697-like, whose product MGGGSATFHSEEEKEKLHLKAESKIVKPGEVEEKTKVEIEVEAKSVVPKHEDKKDESKAKVKKDVEGEQVKEKKEDTKKKDGKDKEKKKKKSGEESNEEMEKVKSEVEEGEEGKRKKKDKEKHKKKDKEEEVEEKKKDKGLKKKDKSKEVEGSAGESNEENEEGDGEKEEKKKKKKKDKKNKHKEDIEAEKDLEGDGSKKEKKKGKGKDEEKKTKKDSEGEVSEEVSDEKGSEAKKKKKKCGKGKEDGKKKKSKGKEGKSDQETDEVEEEVASRDVHIEGNGNGEISKKQTKEEKKQRFKEKYNARDLDKLRKKLDKINNKIESLLEKKEDIMRLVKEAEDKKTVDVKTTTKDAAGDEDKEKLNTVEIS is encoded by the coding sequence ATGGGGGGCGGATCTGCAACGTTTCATAGTGAAGAGGAGAAGGAAAAGCTTCATTTAAAGGCCGAGAGCAAAATTGTAAAGCCTGGTGAAGTAGAAGAAAAGACTAAGGTGGAAATTGAAGTTGAAGCGAAATCTGTGGTGCCAAAACATGAAGACAAGAAAGATGAATCAAAGGCAAAGGTGAAGAAGGACGTAGAAGGAGAACAAGTGAAGGAGAAGAAAGAAGACACGAAGAAGAAAGATGGCAAGgataaagagaagaaaaagaagaaatctGGAGAAGAATCCAATGAGGAAATGGAGAAAGTGAAAAGTGAAGTAGAAGAAGGCGAGGAggggaagagaaaaaagaaagataaagagaaacACAAGAAGAAGGACAAGGAAGAGGAagttgaagagaaaaagaaggatAAGGGACTGAAGAAGAAAGACAAATCCAAAGAGGTCGAAGGTTCTGCAGGAGAATCGAATGAAGAAAACGAGGAGGGAGATGGTGAAaaagaggagaagaagaaaaagaagaagaaggataaGAAAAACAAGCACAAGGAGGACATAGAAGCTGAAAAAGATTTGGAAGGAGATGGATCcaagaaagagaagaagaaaggaaaggGCAAAGATGAGgagaagaagacgaagaaagATTCGGAAGGTGAAGTGAGTGAAGAAGTCTCAGATGAAAAGGGGTCGGaggcgaagaagaaaaagaaaaaatgtggcAAAGGCAAGGAAGATggtaagaaaaagaaatccaAAGGAAAAGAAGGGAAATCTGATCAAGAAACAGATGAGGTTGAAGAGGAAGTCGCCTCAAGGGATGTTCACATAGaaggaaatggaaatggagaGATATCCAAGAAGCAGACGAAGGAAGAGAAGAAACAAAGATTCAAAGAGAAGTACAATGCGCGGGACCTTGATAAGCTGAGAAAGAAGCTGGACAAAATCAACAATAAGATTGAGAGTCTTCTTGAGAAAAAAGAGGACATCATGAGACTGGTAAAGGAAGCTGAGGATAAGAAAACTGTCGATGTTAAGACGACGACCAAGGATGCAGCTGGCGATGAAGACAAAGAAAAGCTAAATACAGTTGAGATTTCTTAG
- the LOC125217752 gene encoding mitochondrial inner membrane protease ATP23-like isoform X2: MWVHLLPPQPPSWTNASNARTLSRKISKKVKFLIENLEKSGCRIGRHFIRAVNCDQPAAGGFARAYGIEICSNYLHMEDEVVQAMIHELIHAYDDCRVANLRWSDSNHQACSEIRANHLSGDCHYVREILRGHLQLDNLKLKGHEPVCVKRRSVQSVAANHSPAKAKIAVEAVWDTCYNDTAPFDRVP, from the exons ATGTGGGTTCATCTGCTGCCTCCCCAGCCCCCTTCCTGGACAAACGCCAGCAATGCCAGGACATTATccagaaaaatatcaaaaaaa GTGAAATTTCTAATCGAGAATTTGGAGAAATCTGGCTGCCGTATCGGACGCCATTTCATAAGGGCCGTCAATTGCGATCAACCTGCTGCTGGCGGATTCGCGAGGGCATATGGA ATTGAAATATGCAGTAATTACTTGCATATGGAAGACGAGGTGGTACAAGCGATGATTCACGAGCTCATTCACGCATACGACGACTGTCGTGTTGCCAATCTCAGATGGAGCGACAGTAATCATCAAGCTTGCAGTGAG ATTAGAGCTAATCATCTCAGCGGCGATTGCCATTATGTGAGAGAGATTCTTCGTGGTCATCTACAGCTGGATAATCTAAAGCTAAAGGGTCATGAACCT GTATGTGTGAAGCGGAGATCAGTGCAATCAGTGGCTGCAAACCATTCACCGGCCAAAGCAAAAATAGCCGTGGAAGCCGTTTGGGATACTTGTTATAATGATACAGCCCCCTTCGACAGAGTTCCTTGA
- the LOC125185207 gene encoding mitochondrial inner membrane protease atp23-like has product MGDEDVDSTSTPSPADSRAPIRGYGMTVQKCQAIIQKSIKKDPRVKFVMESLEKCGCSIGSKFIRAVTCGRPASGGFERGDGIIICSNFLNFKDEVVQTVIHELIHAYDDCRAANIDWSNSAHQACSEIRANHLTGNCHYVREILRGHLKLNDLRIKGHEPVCVKRRAMQSVAAHHSPAAAKRAVEGVWDTCYNDTAPFDRVP; this is encoded by the exons ATGGGAGACGAAGATGTGGATTCAACTTCAACACCATCACCTGCAGACTCCCGAGCCCCCATCCGGGGCTACGGAATGACGGTCCAGAAATGCCAGGCTATTATCCAGAAAAGTATCAAAAAAG ACCCGAGGGTCAAATTTGTAATGGAGAGTTTGGAGAAATGTGGTTGCAGCATCGGAAGCAAATTCATAAGGGCCGTGACTTGCGGTCGGCCAGCTTCTGGTGGATTCGAGAGGGGCGATGGA ATTATTATATGCagtaatttcttaaattttaaagacGAGGTGGTACAAACGGTGATTCACGAGCTCATTCACGCATATGATGACTGTCGTGCTGCTAATATCGATTGGTCTAACAGCGCTCATCAAGCTTGCAGTGAG ATTCGAGCTAATCATCTCACTGGCAATTGCCATTATGTGAGAGAGATTCTTCGTGGTCATCTAAAGCTGAATGATCTAAGGATAAAGGGTCATGAGCCT GTATGTGTGAAGCGGAGAGCAATGCAATCAGTGGCTGCACACCATTCACCAGCCGCAGCAAAGAGAGCCGTGGAAGGCGTTTGGGATACTTGCTATAACGATACAGCGCCCTTCGACAGAGTTCCATGA
- the LOC125218656 gene encoding suppressor of disruption of TFIIS-like isoform X1, translated as MNFSFFFQVVIKMEYSQVQVPKYDCLLFDLDDTLYPLSTGLAASVLKNIQAYMVEKLGIDESKIPDLCNLLYKNYGTTMAGLRAIGYDFDYDEYHSFVHGRLPYENLKPDPVLKSLLSSLPIRKVIFTNADKVHAIKALNRLGLEDCFEGIICFETLNPTHKSTASDDEDDTEFIGSTQSSAAVNGSSGVFDIIGYFSQPDAEASGLPKTPIVCKPSESAIEKALKIASIDPHRTLFFEDSVRNIQSGKCVGLDTVLVGKSQRVKGADYALESIHNLREAIPELWEADKIGNVSYTGSGVVTVETSVTA; from the exons ATTAAGATGGAATACAGTCAAGTCCAGGTGCCAAAGTATGATTGCCTTCTCTTTG ATCTTGATGACACCCTTTACCCTTTAAGTACTGGTCTAGCAGCATCAGTCCTCAAGAACATTCAAG CTTATATGGTTGAAAAGTTGGGTATAGACGAGAGCAAAATCCCGGACTTGTGCAATCTACTCTACAAAAACTATGGCACAACAATGGCAGGTCTTAGG GCAATAGGCTATGATTTTGACTATGACGAGTACCATAG CTTTGTCCATGGTAGATTGCCTTACGAAAACTTGAAACCGGATCCTGTGTTGAAAAGCCTCCTGTCTAGCTTGCCCATCCGCAAAGTG ATCTTCACAAATGCTGATAAGGTGCACGCGATCAAAGCTCTGAACCGGCTAGGTTTGGAAGACTGCTTTGAAGGGATAATCTGCTTCGAGACTCTGAACCCTACTCACAAAAGCACTGCATCAGATGATGAGGATGACACCGAGTTCATAGGATCAACGCAATCCTCTGCTGCAGTGAATGGAAGCTCTGGGGTTTTCGACATCATTGGATATTTTTCTCAGCCTGATGCAGAGGCATCTGGCTTGCCTAAAACACCAATCGTCTGTAAACCATCAGAATCTGCCATCGAAAAGGCCCTTAAAATCGCCAGCATAGATCCTCACAGAACA TTATTCTTCGAGGACAGTGTCCGAAACATCCAATCTGGAAAATGCGTAGGGCTCGACACTGTACTG GTTGGGAAATCACAGAGAGTGAAAGGAGCAGATTACGCGCTGGAAAGCATCCATAATCTGAGGGAAGCCATACCTGAGCTGTGGGAAGCTGATAAGATTGGCAATGTGAGCTACACTGGCTCAGGGGTTGTTACAGTTGAGACATCTGTGACTGCTTAA
- the LOC125217754 gene encoding UPF0161 protein At3g09310, translated as MALLFSPNHINCQNPQSSKTPNFKFNQLPLQFQRNSSSFTDGLKGRRCVRAFSGSGEDSSRSGVEEEEVKDIGVKAALSMLKFYKREISPLMPNSCRYVPTCSEYSMIAYKKYGVGKGTILTAWRLCRCNPLGGSGFDPPRWFGETTPPQE; from the exons ATGGCGCTGCTATTCTCTCCTAACCATATAAACTGCCAAAATCCCCAATCTTCAAAAACCCCTaacttcaaattcaatcaACTCCCGTTGCAGTTTCAGCGCAACTCTTCATCTTTCACCGAC GGCCTGAAAGGACGGCGCTGTGTACGCGCTTTCAGCGGTTCAGGAGAAGATTCTTCTCGGAGCGGTGTGGAGG AGGAAGAAGTTAAAGATATAGGCGTCAAAGCAGCTCTGTCGATGTTAAAGTTCTACAAga GGGAAATTTCGCCGTTGATGCCAAATAGTTGCCGTTATGTCCCAACGTGTAGTGAATACTCGATGATTGCTTACAAAAAGTATGGAGTTGGGAAGGGGACTATATTGACTGCTTGGCGTCTCTGCCGCTGCAATCCGCTTg GAGGATCTGGTTTCGATCCACCGCGATGGTTTGGGGAGACCACTCCCCCACAAGAATGA